One window of Populus nigra chromosome 5, ddPopNigr1.1, whole genome shotgun sequence genomic DNA carries:
- the LOC133694150 gene encoding 5'-3' exoribonuclease 3-like isoform X1 has translation MGVPAFYRWLAEKYPLVVVDVIEEEPVVIEGVRIPVDTSKPNPNNIEYDNLYLDMNGIIHPCFHPEDRPSPTSFGEVFQCMFDYIDRLFVMVRPRKLLYMAIDGVAPRAKMNQQRSRRFRAAKDASDAAAEEERLREEFEREGRKLPPKETSQTFDSNVITPGTEFMAVLSIALQYYIHLRLNYDPGWKKIKVVLSDANVPGEGEHKVMSYIRLQRNLPGYDPNTRHCLYGLDADLIMLALATHEVHFSILREIVFTPGQQDKCFICGQAGHLAAACEGKAKRKAGEFDEKGNDVAVPKKPYQFLNIWTLREYLEYEFRIPNPPFEIDLERTVDDFIFICFFVGNDFLPHMPTLEIREGAINLLMAVYKKEFRVLGGYLTDGSKPNLSRVEHFIQAVGAYEDKIFQKRARLHQRQAERIKREKTQARRGDDAQPQHQPESLVAVTQFRGSRLASAPTPSPYQDDGAHSQTSDGKGSSVRSRKVARLSSTANIGAAIVEAENCLEIEAHENKEELKTKLKESLREKSDVFNSKNHEEDKVKLGEPGWKERYYEEKFSAKSLDEMEAVRRDVVLRYTEGLCWVMHYYYEGVCSWQWFYPYHYAPFASDLTDLGQLNISFELGSPFKPFNQLLGVFPAASSHALPVHYRKLMTDPNSPIFDFYPTDFEVDMNGKRFAWQGIAKLPFIDEARLLAEVQKIEHTLTEEEARRNSMMFDMLFVSSSHSLSESIYLLDNHCKQLTDKERVEVKERINPELRPTCSDGMNGYLSPCAGDTHPPIFRSPVVGMEDILANEVICVIYRLPDPHKHITYPPVGVIFPKKIVDQGDLKPDPVLWHEESGRRPWENDRRNPHGNSHGTIAGRHLGEASHRLVANSLHLKGDRNGYNNHMHGPPQPYIAAPRGPPLTSYSSGLHNQGPHGTLRPRVDYSHAGYPRSTSPRMPPHHDRGYVEPYASAGPNPSYSGRLPQYESENRSGGHHPRHEFHQNGGPRYPNGPGTHISAGPTTYAYQGGYDASPQPPGVGSHQQWGGRFPPPANHNNPRGFGHHQQSGNRFSSLDSRGNKMPPQHGGANRRQPPPSGTYRGAQQSPPGGASRRPHPPAGYGHQ, from the exons ATGGGAGTGCCGGCTTTTTATCGGTGGTTAGCGGAGAAGTATCCGCTAGTGGTGGTTGATGTGATCGAAGAAGAACCGGTAGTTATCGAAGGCGTTAGAATTCCTGTGGATACAAGTAAACCTAACCCTAACAACATCGAATATGATAATTTATATCTCGATATGAACGGGATTATTCACCCCTGCTTTCACCCCGAAGACAGA CCTTCACCGACTTCTTTCGGTGAGGTGTTCCAGTGTATGTTTGATTATATTGACAGGCTTTTCGTGATGGTGAGGCCTCGAAAATTGCTATACATGGCAATTG ATGGAGTTGCACCACGGGCGAAAATGAATCAGCAACGGTCTAGGCGATTTAGAGCAGCTAAAGATGCATCTGATGCG GCCGCTGAAGAAGAAAGGCTAAGAGAGGAGTTTGAGAGGGAGGGCCGGAAGCTCCCCCCCAAGGAGAcatctcaaacttttgattccAATGTTATCACTCCTGGAACTGAATTCATGGCTGTTTTGTCAATTGCATTGCAGTACTATATTCATCTTAGACTAAACTATGATCCTGGATGGAAGAAAATCAAG GTTGTTCTTTCTGATGCAAATGTTCCTGGTGAAGGGGAACACAAAGTCATGTCCTATATCCGTCTTCAAAGAAACCTTCCTGGTTATGATCCAAATACACGCCATTGTCTGTATGGTTTG GATGCTGATTTAATTATGTTGGCTTTGGCTACTCATGAGGttcatttttcaattcttcGAGAG ATTGTTTTCACTCCTGGACAACAAGACAAATGCTTCATATGTGGTCAGGCAGGTCATTTAGCAGCTGCTTGTGAAGGAAAAGCGAAGAGGAAGGCAGGAGAATTTGATGAGAAAGGCAATGATGTTGCTGTGCCCAAAAAACCATACCAG TTTCTCAACATTTGGACTCTTAGAGAGTATTTGGAGTATGAATTCAGAATTCCCAATCCTCCGTTTGAGATTGATTTGGAACGTACCGTGGATGATTTTATATTCATATGTTTCTTTGTTGGCAATGATTTCCTGCCACACATGCCCACATTGGAGATCCGCGAG GGTGCAATCAACTTGCTGATGGCTGTTTATAAGAAGGAATTTAGGGTGCTTGGTGGGTATTTGACTGATGGCAGCAAG CCAAATTTAAGTAGAGTGGAGCATTTTATTCAAGCTGTGGGTGCAtatgaagataaaatatttcAGAAAAGAGCACGATTGCACCAG CGCCAGGCAGAAAGAATTAAGCGTGAAAAGACACAGGCAAGAAGAGGTGATGATGCGCAGCCTCAACATCAACCTGAATCTTTGGTTGCAGTCACACAATTTCGTGGTTCTCGTCTTGCTTCAGCTCCTACACCTTCACCATATCAGGATGATGGGGCACATTCTCAGACATCTGATGGTAAAGGATCTTCTGTTCGGAGCCGTAAAGTTGCACGTTTGTCTTCAACAGCCAATATTGGTGCTGCCATTGTTGAGGCAGAGAATTGTCTGGAAATAGAA gcacatgaaaacaaagaagaattgAAAACTAAGCTTAAGGAGTCGCTTCGCGAGAAATCTGATGTTTTTAACTCAAAGAATCATGAAGAAGACAAG GTCAAATTGGGAGAACCAGGGTGGAAAGAAAGATATTATGAAGAGAAGTTTTCGGCAAAATCTCTTGACGAAATGGAAGCTGTACGAAGAGATGTT GTTTTGAGATATACGGAAGGGCTGTGTTGGGTCATGCATTATTATTATGAAGGCGTTTGTTCTTGGCAGTG GTTTTATCCCTATCACTATGCGCCCTTTGCTTCAGATCTCACAGATCTTGGTCAACTGAACATCAGTTTTGAACTTGGTTCACCATTCAAACCATTCAACCAGCTTTTGGGAGTTTTCCCTGCAGCAAG ttcccATGCTCTCCCTGTGCATTATAGGAAATTAATGACGGATCCAAATTCACCTATTTTTGATTTTTACCCTACTG ATTTTGAAGTGGACATGAATGGGAAACGATTTGCATGGCAG GGTATTGCAAAGCTTCCCTTCATTGATGAAGCTCGTCTTCTTGCGGAGGTCCAAAAGATTGAGCACACATTAACG GAGGAAGAAGCAAGGAGAAACAGTATGATGTTTGACATGCTTTTTGTGTCATCATCTCACTCTCTCTCTGAGAGCATATATTTGCTCGATAATCATTGCAAACAATTAACAGACAAGGAACGAGTTGAAGTCAAGGAGCGTATCAATCCTGAGTTGAG GCCTACATGCAGTGATGGGATGAATGGCTATTTATCTCCCTGTGCTGGAGATACTCATCCTCCTATATTCAGGTCTCCAGTTGTAGGCATGGAAGACATTTTGGCCAATGAAGTCAT ATGTGTTATATACAGACTTCCTGATCCACACAAACACATCACTTATCCACCTGTTGGTGTTATATTCCCCAAAAAG ATTGTGGATCAGGGCGATCTGAAACCTGACCCAGTTTTATGGCACGAGGAATCTGGGAGGAGGCCTTGGGAAAATGACAG GCGAAATCCCCATGGAAATTCCCATGGAACCATCGCTGGGCGTCATCTTGGGGAGGCATCGCATCGACTTGTTGCCAACAGTCTACACCTGAAAGGGGATCGCAATGGGTATAACAATCATATGCATGGCCCACCACAACCTTACATTGCAGCTCCCCGTGGCCCACCACTCACTTCCTATTCAAGTGGGTTGCACAATCAGGGACCCCATGGAACTTTGCGTCCTAGAGTGGATTATTCTCATGCAGGTTATCCCCGATCTACAAGTCCTCGTATGCCACCTCACCATGACCGTGGATACGTTGAACCCTATGCTTCGGCAGGACCCAACCCCTCGTATAGTGGTAGGCTTCCCCAGTATGAAAGTGAGAACCGATCAGGCGGGCACCATCCAAGGCATGAATTTCATCAGAATGGTGGACCAAGGTACCCGAATGGGCCTGGGACACACATATCAGCCGGGCCCACTACATATGCTTATCAAGGTGGTTATGATGCCAGTCCCCAGCCACCTGGAGTTGGTAGTCACCAGCAATGGGGTGGTAGGTTTCCCCCACCAGCCAACCATAACAATCCCAGAGGTTTTGGTCACCATCAACAAAGTGGCAACCGATTTTCATCGTTGGATTCTAGAGGAAATAAAATGCCACCACAACATGGCGGAGCAAATAGGAGACAACCACCACCTAGTGGAACATACAGGGGGGCACAGCAATCACCTCCTGGCGGAGCCAGTCGGAGGCCCCATCCACCAGCTGGATATGGTCACCAGTAA
- the LOC133694150 gene encoding 5'-3' exoribonuclease 3-like isoform X2 — translation MGVPAFYRWLAEKYPLVVVDVIEEEPVVIEGVRIPVDTSKPNPNNIEYDNLYLDMNGIIHPCFHPEDRPSPTSFGEVFQCMFDYIDRLFVMVRPRKLLYMAIDGVAPRAKMNQQRSRRFRAAKDASDAAAEEERLREEFEREGRKLPPKETSQTFDSNVITPGTEFMAVLSIALQYYIHLRLNYDPGWKKIKVVLSDANVPGEGEHKVMSYIRLQRNLPGYDPNTRHCLYGLDADLIMLALATHEVHFSILREIVFTPGQQDKCFICGQAGHLAAACEGKAKRKAGEFDEKGNDVAVPKKPYQFLNIWTLREYLEYEFRIPNPPFEIDLERTVDDFIFICFFVGNDFLPHMPTLEIREGAINLLMAVYKKEFRVLGGYLTDGSKPNLSRVEHFIQAVGAYEDKIFQKRARLHQRQAERIKREKTQARRGDDAQPQHQPESLVAVTQFRGSRLASAPTPSPYQDDGAHSQTSDGKGSSVRSRKVARLSSTANIGAAIVEAENCLEIEAHENKEELKTKLKESLREKSDVFNSKNHEEDKVKLGEPGWKERYYEEKFSAKSLDEMEAVRRDVVLRYTEGLCWVMHYYYEGVCSWQWFYPYHYAPFASDLTDLGQLNISFELGSPFKPFNQLLGVFPAASSHALPVHYRKLMTDPNSPIFDFYPTDFEVDMNGKRFAWQGIAKLPFIDEARLLAEVQKIEHTLTEEEARRNSMMFDMLFVSSSHSLSESIYLLDNHCKQLTDKERVEVKERINPELSDGMNGYLSPCAGDTHPPIFRSPVVGMEDILANEVICVIYRLPDPHKHITYPPVGVIFPKKIVDQGDLKPDPVLWHEESGRRPWENDRRNPHGNSHGTIAGRHLGEASHRLVANSLHLKGDRNGYNNHMHGPPQPYIAAPRGPPLTSYSSGLHNQGPHGTLRPRVDYSHAGYPRSTSPRMPPHHDRGYVEPYASAGPNPSYSGRLPQYESENRSGGHHPRHEFHQNGGPRYPNGPGTHISAGPTTYAYQGGYDASPQPPGVGSHQQWGGRFPPPANHNNPRGFGHHQQSGNRFSSLDSRGNKMPPQHGGANRRQPPPSGTYRGAQQSPPGGASRRPHPPAGYGHQ, via the exons ATGGGAGTGCCGGCTTTTTATCGGTGGTTAGCGGAGAAGTATCCGCTAGTGGTGGTTGATGTGATCGAAGAAGAACCGGTAGTTATCGAAGGCGTTAGAATTCCTGTGGATACAAGTAAACCTAACCCTAACAACATCGAATATGATAATTTATATCTCGATATGAACGGGATTATTCACCCCTGCTTTCACCCCGAAGACAGA CCTTCACCGACTTCTTTCGGTGAGGTGTTCCAGTGTATGTTTGATTATATTGACAGGCTTTTCGTGATGGTGAGGCCTCGAAAATTGCTATACATGGCAATTG ATGGAGTTGCACCACGGGCGAAAATGAATCAGCAACGGTCTAGGCGATTTAGAGCAGCTAAAGATGCATCTGATGCG GCCGCTGAAGAAGAAAGGCTAAGAGAGGAGTTTGAGAGGGAGGGCCGGAAGCTCCCCCCCAAGGAGAcatctcaaacttttgattccAATGTTATCACTCCTGGAACTGAATTCATGGCTGTTTTGTCAATTGCATTGCAGTACTATATTCATCTTAGACTAAACTATGATCCTGGATGGAAGAAAATCAAG GTTGTTCTTTCTGATGCAAATGTTCCTGGTGAAGGGGAACACAAAGTCATGTCCTATATCCGTCTTCAAAGAAACCTTCCTGGTTATGATCCAAATACACGCCATTGTCTGTATGGTTTG GATGCTGATTTAATTATGTTGGCTTTGGCTACTCATGAGGttcatttttcaattcttcGAGAG ATTGTTTTCACTCCTGGACAACAAGACAAATGCTTCATATGTGGTCAGGCAGGTCATTTAGCAGCTGCTTGTGAAGGAAAAGCGAAGAGGAAGGCAGGAGAATTTGATGAGAAAGGCAATGATGTTGCTGTGCCCAAAAAACCATACCAG TTTCTCAACATTTGGACTCTTAGAGAGTATTTGGAGTATGAATTCAGAATTCCCAATCCTCCGTTTGAGATTGATTTGGAACGTACCGTGGATGATTTTATATTCATATGTTTCTTTGTTGGCAATGATTTCCTGCCACACATGCCCACATTGGAGATCCGCGAG GGTGCAATCAACTTGCTGATGGCTGTTTATAAGAAGGAATTTAGGGTGCTTGGTGGGTATTTGACTGATGGCAGCAAG CCAAATTTAAGTAGAGTGGAGCATTTTATTCAAGCTGTGGGTGCAtatgaagataaaatatttcAGAAAAGAGCACGATTGCACCAG CGCCAGGCAGAAAGAATTAAGCGTGAAAAGACACAGGCAAGAAGAGGTGATGATGCGCAGCCTCAACATCAACCTGAATCTTTGGTTGCAGTCACACAATTTCGTGGTTCTCGTCTTGCTTCAGCTCCTACACCTTCACCATATCAGGATGATGGGGCACATTCTCAGACATCTGATGGTAAAGGATCTTCTGTTCGGAGCCGTAAAGTTGCACGTTTGTCTTCAACAGCCAATATTGGTGCTGCCATTGTTGAGGCAGAGAATTGTCTGGAAATAGAA gcacatgaaaacaaagaagaattgAAAACTAAGCTTAAGGAGTCGCTTCGCGAGAAATCTGATGTTTTTAACTCAAAGAATCATGAAGAAGACAAG GTCAAATTGGGAGAACCAGGGTGGAAAGAAAGATATTATGAAGAGAAGTTTTCGGCAAAATCTCTTGACGAAATGGAAGCTGTACGAAGAGATGTT GTTTTGAGATATACGGAAGGGCTGTGTTGGGTCATGCATTATTATTATGAAGGCGTTTGTTCTTGGCAGTG GTTTTATCCCTATCACTATGCGCCCTTTGCTTCAGATCTCACAGATCTTGGTCAACTGAACATCAGTTTTGAACTTGGTTCACCATTCAAACCATTCAACCAGCTTTTGGGAGTTTTCCCTGCAGCAAG ttcccATGCTCTCCCTGTGCATTATAGGAAATTAATGACGGATCCAAATTCACCTATTTTTGATTTTTACCCTACTG ATTTTGAAGTGGACATGAATGGGAAACGATTTGCATGGCAG GGTATTGCAAAGCTTCCCTTCATTGATGAAGCTCGTCTTCTTGCGGAGGTCCAAAAGATTGAGCACACATTAACG GAGGAAGAAGCAAGGAGAAACAGTATGATGTTTGACATGCTTTTTGTGTCATCATCTCACTCTCTCTCTGAGAGCATATATTTGCTCGATAATCATTGCAAACAATTAACAGACAAGGAACGAGTTGAAGTCAAGGAGCGTATCAATCCTGAGTTGAG TGATGGGATGAATGGCTATTTATCTCCCTGTGCTGGAGATACTCATCCTCCTATATTCAGGTCTCCAGTTGTAGGCATGGAAGACATTTTGGCCAATGAAGTCAT ATGTGTTATATACAGACTTCCTGATCCACACAAACACATCACTTATCCACCTGTTGGTGTTATATTCCCCAAAAAG ATTGTGGATCAGGGCGATCTGAAACCTGACCCAGTTTTATGGCACGAGGAATCTGGGAGGAGGCCTTGGGAAAATGACAG GCGAAATCCCCATGGAAATTCCCATGGAACCATCGCTGGGCGTCATCTTGGGGAGGCATCGCATCGACTTGTTGCCAACAGTCTACACCTGAAAGGGGATCGCAATGGGTATAACAATCATATGCATGGCCCACCACAACCTTACATTGCAGCTCCCCGTGGCCCACCACTCACTTCCTATTCAAGTGGGTTGCACAATCAGGGACCCCATGGAACTTTGCGTCCTAGAGTGGATTATTCTCATGCAGGTTATCCCCGATCTACAAGTCCTCGTATGCCACCTCACCATGACCGTGGATACGTTGAACCCTATGCTTCGGCAGGACCCAACCCCTCGTATAGTGGTAGGCTTCCCCAGTATGAAAGTGAGAACCGATCAGGCGGGCACCATCCAAGGCATGAATTTCATCAGAATGGTGGACCAAGGTACCCGAATGGGCCTGGGACACACATATCAGCCGGGCCCACTACATATGCTTATCAAGGTGGTTATGATGCCAGTCCCCAGCCACCTGGAGTTGGTAGTCACCAGCAATGGGGTGGTAGGTTTCCCCCACCAGCCAACCATAACAATCCCAGAGGTTTTGGTCACCATCAACAAAGTGGCAACCGATTTTCATCGTTGGATTCTAGAGGAAATAAAATGCCACCACAACATGGCGGAGCAAATAGGAGACAACCACCACCTAGTGGAACATACAGGGGGGCACAGCAATCACCTCCTGGCGGAGCCAGTCGGAGGCCCCATCCACCAGCTGGATATGGTCACCAGTAA
- the LOC133695139 gene encoding ATP sulfurylase 2-like, whose amino-acid sequence MSLTIKLTITPHIINLNLHPKHRTKIPAYSLGFRPKPIYHSNALIPILYNNKQPRMSQASVSGSVIKSSLIEPDGGVVVDVIVPESERGSKTLEAESLPKVRLARIDVEWVHVISEGWASPLKGFMRENEYLQSLHFNSLRMGNGTVVNMSLPIVLAIDDETKENIGSAKDVGLVGPAGDLLAILRSTEIYKHNKEERIARTWGTTAPGLPYVEEFITPAGNWLIGGDLEVLKPIKYNDGLDHYRLSPQQLRKEFDRRQADAVFAFQLRNPVHNGHALLMNDTRRRLLEMGYKNPILLLHPLGGFTKADDVPLAVRMEQHSKVLEDGVLDPETTIVAIFPSPMHYAGPTEVQWHAKARINAGANFYIVGRDPAGMGHPTEKRDLYDPDHGKKVLSMAPGLEKLNILPFRVAAYDTVAKKMAFFDPSRSKDFLFISGTKMRTYARTGENPPDGFMCPGGWEVLVKYYERLQAEEATPAAVSA is encoded by the exons ATGTCTCTAACAATTAAACTAACCATAACTCCTCACATAATTAACCTTAATCTCCACCCAAAACACCGCACAAAAATTCCAGCTTACAGCCTCGGATTCCGACCAAAACCAATCTACCATTCAAACGCACTAATCCCCATTCTATATAACAACAAACAACCCAGAATGTCTCAAGCTTCTGTTTCCGGTTCAGTTATCAAGAGTTCCTTGATCGAGCCAGATGGTGGAGTGGTGGTGGATGTTATAGTGCCAGAGAGCGAGAGGGGGTCAAAGACTTTGGAAGCAGAGTCATTGCCTAAAGTGAGGCTGGCAAGGATTGATGTAGAGTGGGTCCATGTGATAAGTGAAGGATGGGCGAGTCCATTGAAAGGGTTTATGAGAGAAAATGAGTATTTGCAGAGTTTGCATTTCAATTCTTTAAGAATGGGAAATGGGACAGTGGTTAATATGTCGCTTCCTATTGTTTTGGCAATTGATGATGAGACTAAAGAGAATATTGGGTCTGCAAAGGATGTTGGGCTGGTTGGTCCTGCTGGTGATTTGCTTGCTATCCTTCGAAG TACTGAGATATACAAGCAtaacaaagaagaaagaatagcTAGAACATGGGGGACAACTGCACCTGGACTGCCATATGTTGAGGAATTCATTACTCCAGCTGGTAACTGGCTCATAGGTGGAGATCTAGAAGTTCTAAAGCCCATCAAGTACAATGATGGGCTTGATCACTATAGGCTCTCTCCCCAACAACTCAGGAAGGAATTTGATAGACGTCAAGCTGATGCAGTTTTTGCATTTCAGTTAAGGAATCCTGTTCACAACGGGCATGCCTTATTGATGAATGATACACGTAGGCGGCTTTTGGAAATGGGTTATAAGAATCCTATTCTACTGCTTCATCCCTTAGGAGGTTTCACTAAGGCTGATGATGTTCCTTTGGCTGTTCGGATGGAACAACACAGCAAG GTTCTAGAAGATGGGGTTCTTGATCCTGAAACTACCATAGTTGCTATATTCCCATCACCTATGCATTATGCTGGTCCTACTGAAGTGCAATGGCATGCCAAGGCTCGAATAAATGCAGGTGCTAACTTTTACATTGTAGGTCGCGATCCTGCTGGTATGGGTCACCCAACAGAGAAGAGAGATTTATATGATCCTGATCATGGAAAGAAGGTTCTAAGCATGGCTCCAGGCCTGGAAAAGTTGAATATTTTGCCATTTAGG GTGGCAGCATATGATACTGTGGCAAAGAAGATGGCATTTTTTGATCCATCTCGTTCCAAAGATTTCCTCTTCATCTCTGGAACCAAG ATGAGGACTTACGCAAGAACTGGTGAGAACCCTCCTGATGGTTTTATGTGCCCTGGTGGTTGGGAAGTCCTTGTCAAATATTATGAGAGGTTGCAGGCAGAAGAGGCAACACCAGCTGCCGTATCTGCTTAA